In a genomic window of Tissierella sp. Yu-01:
- the rpoC gene encoding DNA-directed RNA polymerase subunit beta': protein MFELNNFDSIKIGLASPEKIRQWSKGEVKKPETINYRTLKPEKEGLFCEKIFGPTKDWECHCGKYKRVRYKGVVCDRCGVEVTKSKVRRERMGHIELAAPVSHIWYFKGIPSRMGLILDMSPRALEKVLYFASYIVIEGGDTPLYEKQLLTETEFRDAYEKYGNKFKAMMGAEAIKMLLQKIDLEAESNDLKVQLKDASGQKKIRITRRLEVIEAFRKSGNGPEWMILDVIPVIPPDLRPMVQLDGGRFATSDLNDLYRRVINRNNRLKRLLDLGAPDIIVRNEKRMLQEAVDALIDNGRRGRPVTGPGNRPLKSLSDMLKGKQGRFRQNLLGKRVDYSGRSVIVVGPNLKFYQCGLPKTMALELFKPFVMKKLVAEGHAHNIKSAKRMVERVKPQVWDVLEDVIKDHPVLLNRAPTLHRLGIQAFEPVLVEGKAIKLHPLVCTAYNADFDGDQMAVHVPLSTEAQAEARLLMLSTNNILAPKDGKPITTPTQDMVLGSYYLTVEREGEIGEGKYFKDYDEMFHAYANKDVGIHARVKVRLKLSPDDKGKLVESTVGRFIFNEHVPQDLGFVDRDKDPYSLEIDKVVDKKFLGIIIEKCYRKHGNIITATLLDHIKETGYKYSTIGAISISMSDVVIPDDKYTLIEKAEQEVDKFERSYRRGLISDEERYEKVIEIWNRTTDEVTDVLMDNLDPMNNIYIMALSGARGSKNQIRQLAGMRGLMASASGRTVEIPIKSNFREGLSVLEFFVSTHGSRKGLADTALRTADSGYLTRRLVDVSQDVIVREIDCNTDQYLLVKAFKDGREVIEDLADRIDGRYAFEDIIHPETGEVLIKENEMITDIIAEKIEKSGIEEVKVRSVLGCKAKHGVCAHCYGRNLATGGEVNIGESVGIIAAQSIGEPGTQLTMRTFHTGGVAAAADITQGLPRVEELFEARKPKGLAVISEIGGTVSINETKKKKEVVVTSQSGESASYNIVYGSRLKVRTGDVIEAGDEITDGSVNPHDILKIKGIKGVQNYIVKEVQRVYRLQGVDINDKHIEVIVRQMLSRVKIEEAGDTDMLPGSLVSFHEFEEENKKIMNEDGVPAVGRRTLLGITKASLATDSFLSAASFQETTRVLTDAAIKGKEDHLLGLKENVIIGKLIPAGTGMRRYKNVEIKNEQNLELLEEIDENFIDTENM, encoded by the coding sequence TTGTTTGAATTAAATAATTTTGATTCAATTAAGATTGGCCTAGCTTCACCAGAGAAAATTAGACAATGGTCAAAAGGGGAAGTTAAAAAACCAGAAACAATAAACTATAGAACATTAAAACCTGAAAAAGAAGGTTTGTTCTGTGAGAAGATATTTGGACCAACAAAGGACTGGGAGTGCCATTGTGGCAAATACAAGAGAGTAAGATATAAAGGTGTAGTATGTGATAGATGTGGTGTTGAAGTAACAAAGTCAAAGGTTCGTAGAGAGAGAATGGGGCATATTGAATTGGCTGCCCCAGTCTCACATATTTGGTATTTCAAAGGCATTCCATCTAGAATGGGACTAATATTGGACATGAGTCCAAGGGCATTGGAAAAAGTTCTATATTTTGCTTCATATATTGTTATAGAAGGTGGAGATACTCCTCTTTATGAAAAGCAACTATTAACTGAAACAGAATTTAGAGATGCTTATGAAAAGTATGGAAATAAATTTAAGGCAATGATGGGTGCTGAAGCTATTAAAATGTTGTTACAGAAGATAGATTTAGAAGCTGAATCTAACGATTTAAAAGTACAGCTTAAGGACGCATCGGGTCAGAAAAAAATAAGGATTACTAGAAGATTAGAAGTAATTGAAGCTTTCAGAAAATCAGGCAACGGGCCTGAATGGATGATTTTAGATGTTATCCCTGTTATACCACCTGATCTAAGACCAATGGTTCAGTTGGATGGAGGTAGATTTGCAACATCTGACTTAAATGATTTATATAGAAGAGTTATAAACAGAAATAATAGATTAAAAAGATTATTGGATTTAGGCGCACCAGACATCATAGTAAGAAATGAAAAGAGAATGCTTCAAGAAGCAGTAGATGCTTTGATAGACAATGGTAGAAGAGGAAGACCTGTAACAGGGCCTGGAAATAGACCTCTAAAATCTCTTTCAGATATGTTAAAGGGAAAACAAGGTAGATTTAGACAAAACCTACTTGGTAAGAGAGTAGACTATTCTGGCCGTTCAGTTATAGTAGTTGGACCTAACTTGAAGTTCTATCAGTGTGGACTTCCGAAGACTATGGCTTTAGAATTGTTTAAACCTTTTGTTATGAAAAAGTTAGTAGCAGAAGGCCATGCTCATAATATTAAGAGTGCAAAGAGAATGGTTGAAAGAGTAAAACCGCAAGTATGGGATGTATTAGAAGATGTAATTAAAGATCACCCAGTATTATTAAACAGAGCACCTACACTTCATAGATTAGGTATTCAAGCTTTTGAACCTGTATTAGTTGAAGGTAAGGCTATAAAATTACATCCGTTAGTATGTACTGCATATAATGCTGACTTTGACGGCGACCAAATGGCTGTACACGTTCCGCTATCAACTGAAGCTCAAGCAGAAGCCAGATTATTGATGTTATCTACAAATAATATATTGGCTCCAAAGGATGGAAAGCCAATCACAACTCCAACTCAGGATATGGTTTTAGGTAGTTATTATCTAACAGTTGAAAGAGAAGGAGAAATTGGGGAAGGTAAATACTTTAAAGACTATGATGAAATGTTCCATGCTTATGCAAATAAGGATGTTGGCATTCATGCAAGAGTTAAAGTAAGACTAAAATTAAGTCCTGATGATAAGGGGAAATTAGTTGAAAGTACCGTAGGTAGATTTATCTTCAATGAACATGTCCCTCAAGATTTAGGATTTGTAGATAGAGATAAAGACCCATATTCACTAGAAATAGATAAAGTAGTTGATAAAAAATTCTTAGGGATTATTATCGAGAAGTGCTATAGGAAGCATGGTAATATCATTACTGCCACATTGCTAGACCATATTAAGGAAACTGGATATAAATATTCTACTATTGGAGCTATTTCAATATCCATGAGTGATGTTGTTATCCCTGATGATAAGTATACTTTAATAGAAAAAGCAGAGCAAGAAGTTGATAAATTTGAAAGATCATATCGTAGAGGATTGATATCCGATGAAGAAAGATATGAGAAGGTAATTGAGATATGGAATAGGACTACAGATGAAGTTACTGATGTATTGATGGATAATCTTGACCCAATGAATAATATATACATCATGGCTCTTTCTGGTGCAAGAGGTAGTAAGAATCAAATTAGACAGCTTGCTGGTATGAGAGGTCTTATGGCTAGTGCATCAGGTAGAACTGTAGAAATTCCAATCAAATCAAACTTTAGAGAAGGATTATCAGTTCTTGAGTTCTTTGTATCAACTCACGGTTCCAGAAAGGGACTTGCTGATACAGCTTTAAGAACAGCTGACTCTGGATACCTTACAAGAAGACTTGTTGACGTCAGTCAAGATGTAATAGTGAGGGAAATTGACTGTAATACTGACCAATATTTATTAGTTAAAGCTTTTAAAGATGGTAGAGAAGTAATAGAAGATTTAGCTGACAGAATAGATGGTAGATATGCTTTTGAGGATATCATTCACCCAGAAACAGGCGAAGTATTAATTAAAGAGAACGAAATGATTACTGACATAATAGCTGAGAAGATTGAAAAGTCAGGTATTGAGGAAGTTAAAGTTAGATCAGTATTAGGTTGTAAGGCTAAACATGGAGTATGTGCTCATTGTTATGGCAGAAACCTAGCAACTGGTGGAGAAGTTAATATTGGTGAATCAGTAGGTATTATAGCTGCTCAATCAATAGGTGAACCAGGAACACAGCTTACAATGAGAACATTCCATACCGGTGGAGTAGCTGCAGCAGCAGATATCACACAAGGTTTGCCTAGAGTTGAAGAACTTTTTGAAGCAAGAAAACCAAAGGGGCTAGCTGTAATTTCTGAAATTGGTGGTACTGTTAGTATAAATGAAACAAAGAAAAAGAAAGAAGTAGTTGTTACATCTCAAAGCGGAGAATCTGCATCATATAATATAGTCTATGGTTCACGATTAAAAGTAAGAACAGGCGATGTAATTGAAGCTGGAGATGAAATTACCGATGGTTCCGTTAACCCTCATGATATCTTGAAGATTAAAGGGATAAAGGGTGTACAAAATTATATTGTAAAGGAAGTTCAAAGAGTATATAGACTTCAGGGTGTAGATATTAACGATAAGCATATTGAAGTAATAGTTAGACAAATGTTATCTCGAGTAAAAATTGAAGAGGCTGGAGATACTGATATGTTACCAGGAAGTTTGGTAAGTTTTCATGAATTTGAGGAAGAAAATAAAAAAATAATGAATGAAGATGGAGTACCTGCAGTTGGTAGAAGAACATTGCTTGGTATTACTAAAGCATCCTTAGCTACAGATTCATTCCTTTCAGCCGCATCATTCCAGGAAACAACAAGAGTTCTTACAGATGCTGCAATCAAAGGAAAAGAGGATCATCTATTAGGACTTAAGGAAAATGTAATTATCGGTAAATTGATTCCAGCAGGTACAGGCATGAGAAGATATAAAAATGTAGAAATTAAGAATGAACAAAATTTAGAACTATTAGAAGAGATTGATGAGAATTTTATTGACACTGAAAATATGTAA
- a CDS encoding DNA-directed RNA polymerase subunit beta: MVHPVTYGKRVRMSYSRIKEVLDLPDLIEVQTSSYKWFLDEGLKEVFDDISPIQDYTGNLILEFVDYHVGDQLKYDEDEARERDANYSAPLKVKVRLINKETGEVKEQEVFMGDLPLMTEKGTFIINGAERVVVSQLVRSPGVYYGEEIDKTGKRLYSSTLIPNRGAWLEYETDSNDIVYVRIDRTRKIPITTLLRALKIVSDNEIIEVIGESEQLLKTFEKDGTTTEEEALIEIYKRLRPGEPPTVDSARTLLNNLFFDPRRYDLAKVGRYKFNKKLSLYNRIFGKRAAYDIINPETGEIFIAKGEKISRDQAIEIENSGINSVNVLLDDGREVKVLGNNFVSAKALNLPFSLEDLGFKEKVYYPLLKELIETYEDEDELKDAIIERSKELSPKHIIVDDIVASINYEFNLFYGVGNTDDIDHLGNRRLRSVGELLQNQFRIGLSRMERVVRERMTIQDIDVATPQALINIRPVVASLKEFFGSSQLSQFMDQTNPLTELTHKRRMSALGPGGLSRDRAGFEVRDIHNSHYGRMCPIETPEGPNIGLITSLATYARINEYGFIEAPYRKYDKKSGRITEQIDYLTADIEYELVIAQSNEPLNENNEFINQRIIARGKQGIVDIFPVSEVDYMDVSPKQLVSVGTAMIPFLENDDANRALMGANMQRQAVPLLKTEAPIIGTGIEYKAAKDSGIVIIAKNTGIVEKVSSNEIVIKRDKDNQLDRYKLLKFKRSNQGTTINQRPMVKKGERVEENQIIADGPSTEMGEIALGKNILIAFMTWEGYNYEDAMLVNEKLVIDDVLTSVHIEEYESEARDTKLGPEEITRDIPNVSEEMLKDLDERGIIRVGAEVKPGDILVGKVTPKGETELTAEERLLRAIFGEKAREVRDTSLRVPHGEQGIIVDVKIFSRENGDELPPGVNQMVRCYIATKRKITVGDKMCGRHGNKGVISRILPEEDMPYLPDGTPVQIVLNPLGVPSRMNLGQVLEVHLGLAAKKLGWHIATPVFDGANEEDIMDALRKAEYPESGKIQLRDGRTGECFDNAVTVGYMYMLKLHHLVDEKIHARSTGPYSLVTQQPLGGKAQFGGQRFGEMEVWALEAYGAAHTLQEILTVKSDDIVGRVKTYESIVKGENIPEPGIPESFKVLIKELQSLSLDVKVLTEDDSEIEIKESIDDDLSDLDMIGDEMSSDKLFVADEEEDNERPGKSELRKNSNMPSGFLLEESDDEDTADVEEEIDNEDFDDDEMDFD, from the coding sequence ATGGTACATCCTGTAACATATGGCAAACGGGTAAGGATGAGCTATTCCCGTATTAAAGAAGTACTTGATCTGCCTGATTTGATTGAAGTACAAACATCCTCCTATAAGTGGTTTCTAGATGAGGGATTGAAAGAAGTTTTTGATGACATTAGTCCAATCCAAGACTATACTGGAAATTTAATCCTAGAATTTGTCGATTATCATGTTGGGGACCAATTAAAATATGATGAGGATGAAGCTAGAGAAAGGGATGCGAACTACTCAGCACCTTTAAAGGTAAAGGTTAGATTGATTAACAAGGAGACTGGAGAAGTAAAGGAACAAGAAGTCTTCATGGGTGATTTACCATTAATGACAGAAAAGGGTACTTTTATTATCAATGGAGCAGAGAGAGTCGTAGTTAGCCAGCTTGTAAGATCTCCAGGTGTATATTATGGAGAAGAGATAGATAAGACAGGAAAAAGATTATATTCATCCACTCTTATACCTAATAGAGGTGCATGGCTGGAATACGAGACGGATTCAAATGACATTGTTTATGTTAGAATAGATAGGACCAGAAAGATCCCTATTACAACATTACTTAGAGCGTTAAAGATAGTTTCTGATAATGAGATAATAGAAGTAATTGGCGAAAGTGAACAACTTTTAAAAACATTTGAAAAGGATGGGACAACAACTGAGGAAGAAGCTCTTATTGAGATATATAAGAGACTTAGACCAGGTGAACCACCAACAGTAGATAGTGCTAGAACACTTCTAAATAATTTGTTTTTTGACCCTAGAAGATATGACTTGGCTAAAGTAGGAAGATATAAATTCAATAAAAAACTGTCTCTATATAATAGAATATTTGGTAAAAGAGCAGCTTATGACATAATTAATCCTGAAACTGGTGAAATTTTTATTGCTAAAGGCGAAAAAATTTCGAGAGATCAAGCTATTGAAATAGAAAATAGTGGAATTAATTCTGTCAATGTTTTGCTAGATGATGGACGAGAAGTTAAAGTATTAGGAAATAACTTTGTTAGTGCAAAAGCACTTAATCTTCCATTTTCATTAGAAGATCTCGGATTCAAGGAGAAGGTGTATTATCCTTTATTAAAAGAATTGATTGAGACATATGAAGATGAGGATGAATTAAAAGATGCAATAATTGAAAGAAGTAAAGAGCTTTCACCAAAGCATATTATAGTAGATGACATTGTAGCAAGTATAAATTATGAATTCAACTTATTCTATGGTGTAGGCAACACTGATGATATTGACCATTTAGGTAATAGACGTTTAAGAAGTGTAGGAGAGCTTTTGCAAAATCAATTCAGAATTGGTTTATCTAGAATGGAAAGAGTAGTCAGGGAAAGAATGACTATTCAGGATATAGATGTAGCCACACCTCAAGCGTTGATAAATATAAGACCTGTAGTTGCATCATTAAAAGAATTCTTTGGTAGCAGCCAGTTGTCGCAATTTATGGATCAGACAAATCCGCTTACAGAGCTTACACATAAAAGAAGAATGTCTGCTTTAGGACCAGGTGGTTTAAGTAGAGATAGAGCTGGTTTTGAGGTTAGAGATATTCATAACTCTCACTATGGGAGAATGTGCCCTATTGAAACACCCGAAGGTCCAAACATTGGACTTATCACATCACTTGCTACCTATGCTAGAATAAATGAATATGGTTTTATTGAAGCCCCATATAGAAAATACGATAAAAAATCTGGAAGAATAACTGAGCAGATTGATTATTTAACTGCTGATATTGAATATGAGTTGGTAATTGCCCAATCCAATGAACCTCTAAATGAAAATAATGAGTTCATAAATCAAAGAATCATTGCAAGAGGAAAACAAGGTATTGTTGACATATTCCCAGTATCAGAAGTAGATTATATGGATGTTTCTCCAAAACAATTAGTTTCAGTGGGAACGGCAATGATTCCTTTCTTAGAGAATGACGATGCTAACAGAGCCCTAATGGGTGCAAACATGCAACGTCAGGCTGTACCTCTATTAAAAACAGAAGCTCCTATTATAGGAACTGGAATAGAGTATAAGGCAGCTAAGGACTCAGGGATAGTTATAATAGCTAAAAACACTGGAATTGTTGAAAAGGTAAGTTCTAATGAAATAGTTATAAAAAGAGATAAAGATAATCAGCTTGATAGATATAAATTGTTGAAGTTCAAGAGATCCAACCAAGGTACTACAATTAATCAAAGGCCAATGGTAAAAAAAGGCGAAAGAGTTGAAGAAAACCAGATAATTGCTGATGGACCAAGTACAGAAATGGGAGAAATTGCACTTGGAAAGAATATTCTTATAGCTTTTATGACATGGGAAGGTTATAACTACGAGGATGCCATGTTGGTAAATGAAAAGCTTGTAATTGATGATGTATTGACATCGGTTCATATAGAAGAATATGAATCTGAGGCAAGAGATACTAAGCTTGGACCAGAGGAAATCACTCGAGATATTCCTAATGTTAGTGAAGAGATGCTTAAGGATTTAGATGAGAGAGGAATAATCCGTGTAGGAGCCGAAGTTAAGCCAGGAGATATACTTGTTGGTAAAGTAACTCCTAAAGGTGAAACTGAGCTTACTGCAGAGGAGAGATTATTGAGAGCAATATTTGGTGAAAAAGCTAGAGAAGTTAGAGATACATCACTTAGAGTTCCACATGGTGAACAGGGTATAATTGTTGATGTAAAGATATTCTCTAGAGAAAACGGAGATGAATTACCTCCTGGAGTTAATCAAATGGTTAGATGCTATATTGCAACTAAGAGAAAGATTACTGTTGGAGATAAAATGTGTGGCCGTCATGGTAATAAAGGTGTTATCTCAAGAATACTTCCTGAAGAGGATATGCCATATCTTCCTGATGGTACGCCAGTACAAATAGTTCTAAACCCACTTGGAGTTCCTTCGCGTATGAACTTAGGTCAGGTACTTGAGGTTCACTTAGGGTTAGCTGCTAAGAAATTAGGGTGGCATATAGCTACTCCGGTATTTGATGGTGCTAATGAAGAGGATATAATGGATGCTTTGAGAAAGGCAGAATATCCTGAAAGCGGTAAGATTCAACTTAGGGATGGAAGAACTGGCGAATGCTTTGATAATGCCGTTACAGTTGGATATATGTACATGTTAAAGCTTCATCATTTGGTTGATGAAAAAATACATGCTAGATCAACTGGACCGTATTCACTAGTAACTCAGCAACCGTTGGGCGGTAAAGCTCAATTCGGTGGTCAGAGATTTGGAGAGATGGAGGTTTGGGCACTAGAAGCATATGGTGCTGCACATACTCTTCAAGAAATCTTGACTGTTAAATCAGATGATATAGTAGGAAGAGTTAAGACCTACGAGTCAATAGTTAAAGGTGAAAATATTCCAGAGCCAGGAATTCCTGAATCATTTAAGGTATTGATAAAGGAATTACAAAGTTTATCACTTGACGTTAAAGTTTTAACTGAAGATGATAGTGAAATTGAGATAAAAGAGTCAATTGATGATGATTTATCGGATTTAGATATGATAGGTGATGAAATGTCTTCAGATAAATTGTTTGTTGCTGATGAAGAAGAAGACAATGAAAGACCTGGCAAAAGTGAATTGAGAAAAAATTCAAATATGCCTTCTGGTTTCCTGCTTGAAGAATCTGATGATGAGGATACTGCAGATGTAGAGGAAGAAATAGATAACGAAGATTTTGATGACGATGAGATGGATTTTGATTAA
- the rplL gene encoding 50S ribosomal protein L7/L12 — MASEKVLNLIEEVKNLTVLELSDLVKALEEEFGVSAAAPAAVAVAAGPAAGPAAAEEKTEFDVVLASAGAEKIKVIKVVREITGLGLKEAKELVDNAPKPLKEGASKEEAESIKAKLEEVGASVEVK, encoded by the coding sequence ATGGCAAGTGAAAAAGTATTAAATTTAATCGAAGAAGTTAAAAATCTTACAGTATTAGAATTATCAGATTTAGTAAAAGCATTAGAAGAAGAATTTGGTGTTAGTGCAGCAGCTCCAGCAGCAGTTGCAGTAGCAGCAGGTCCAGCAGCAGGTCCAGCAGCAGCTGAAGAAAAGACAGAATTTGATGTAGTTTTAGCATCAGCTGGTGCTGAAAAGATCAAAGTTATCAAAGTAGTTAGAGAAATCACTGGCTTAGGATTAAAAGAAGCTAAAGAATTAGTAGACAACGCTCCAAAGCCATTAAAAGAAGGCGCTTCAAAAGAAGAAGCAGAATCAATCAAAGCAAAATTAGAAGAAGTTGGAGCTTCAGTAGAAGTAAAATAG
- the rplJ gene encoding 50S ribosomal protein L10, which produces MKEATLQAKSQVVEEIKEKISNSQSIVLVDYRGLNVEQLTKLRSEYRKAGVDYKVYKNSMMRFAFKDSGLEGFNEYLKGPNAIAFGIDDPVAAAKITAEFAKDNDKLEIKAGIVDGKIIDVAGVKDLAELPPREVLIAQALGGLNAPIQGFANVLQGTIRGLAIVLNQIAEKQQTA; this is translated from the coding sequence ATGAAGGAAGCAACTCTTCAAGCAAAGTCTCAAGTTGTAGAAGAGATTAAAGAAAAGATTAGTAATTCTCAATCAATTGTTTTAGTAGACTATAGAGGATTAAATGTAGAACAACTTACTAAGCTTAGAAGTGAATACAGAAAAGCTGGAGTAGATTATAAAGTTTACAAGAATTCAATGATGAGATTTGCTTTTAAGGATTCAGGCTTAGAAGGTTTTAATGAATACTTAAAAGGACCAAACGCTATAGCTTTTGGTATTGATGATCCAGTAGCGGCAGCGAAGATAACTGCAGAATTTGCTAAAGACAATGATAAGCTTGAAATAAAAGCGGGTATTGTAGATGGTAAAATCATAGATGTAGCAGGAGTTAAAGACTTGGCTGAATTACCACCAAGAGAAGTACTTATTGCTCAGGCGCTTGGCGGCTTGAATGCACCAATTCAAGGATTCGCAAATGTACTTCAAGGTACAATAAGAGGTTTAGCTATTGTTCTTAACCAAATTGCAGAAAAACAACAAACAGCTTAA
- the rplA gene encoding 50S ribosomal protein L1, with protein sequence MPKRGKNYQDSAKLIDKTKHYDVNEAIDLVVKTSKAKFDETIELSVRLGVDSRHADQQVRGAVVLPHGTGKTKRVLVIAKGDKVAEAEAAGADFVGGDEMVARIQQEGWMDFDVVVATPDMMGVVGRIGRILGPKGLMPNPKSGTVTFDVTNAVKEIKAGKVEYRVDKQNIVHVPIGKASFGTEKLKENFDSLMSAVIKAKPAAAKGRYLRSVVISSTMGPGIKLNAAKLAE encoded by the coding sequence ATGCCAAAAAGAGGTAAAAATTATCAAGATAGCGCTAAGTTGATAGATAAAACAAAGCACTATGATGTTAATGAAGCAATAGATTTAGTAGTAAAAACATCAAAGGCAAAATTTGATGAAACAATAGAATTATCAGTAAGATTGGGTGTTGACTCAAGACATGCTGACCAACAAGTTAGAGGAGCAGTTGTATTGCCGCATGGAACTGGTAAGACTAAAAGAGTTTTAGTTATAGCTAAAGGTGACAAAGTTGCTGAAGCTGAAGCTGCTGGTGCAGATTTTGTTGGTGGAGATGAAATGGTTGCTAGAATACAGCAAGAGGGTTGGATGGATTTCGATGTTGTTGTAGCTACTCCAGATATGATGGGAGTTGTAGGTAGAATAGGTAGAATTCTAGGACCAAAAGGCTTAATGCCAAATCCAAAATCAGGTACAGTAACATTTGATGTTACAAATGCTGTAAAGGAAATTAAAGCAGGTAAGGTTGAATATAGAGTTGATAAACAAAACATAGTTCACGTACCAATAGGTAAAGCTTCATTTGGTACTGAAAAATTAAAAGAGAATTTTGATTCTCTTATGTCAGCAGTAATTAAAGCTAAACCAGCTGCAGCTAAGGGAAGATACCTTAGATCAGTGGTAATTTCAAGTACTATGGGACCTGGAATTAAATTGAATGCTGCAAAATTAGCAGAATAG
- the rplK gene encoding 50S ribosomal protein L11 has product MAKKVIALVKLQIPAGKATPAPPVGTALGPHGVNIMQFTKEFNAKTADQAGMIIPVVLTVYQDRSFTFITKTPPVPVLIKKAVGIESGSKEPNKNKVAKLSQAKLREIAEVKMPDLNAGTVEAAMSMVAGTARSMGVEVEQ; this is encoded by the coding sequence ATGGCAAAAAAAGTCATAGCTTTAGTTAAGTTACAAATTCCAGCTGGAAAGGCTACACCAGCGCCACCTGTAGGTACAGCATTAGGACCTCATGGAGTTAATATCATGCAATTTACAAAAGAGTTCAATGCAAAAACTGCAGACCAAGCAGGTATGATCATACCAGTTGTTCTTACGGTTTACCAAGATAGATCATTCACATTCATTACGAAGACGCCACCAGTGCCAGTATTGATAAAGAAAGCTGTAGGAATTGAATCAGGTTCAAAAGAGCCTAACAAGAATAAAGTTGCTAAATTATCTCAAGCTAAGCTTAGAGAAATTGCAGAAGTAAAAATGCCAGATTTAAATGCTGGTACAGTAGAAGCTGCTATGAGCATGGTAGCAGGTACTGCAAGAAGTATGGGAGTTGAAGTAGAACAATAA
- the nusG gene encoding transcription termination/antitermination protein NusG, translating to MTDKDINREKRARDAKWYVVHTYSGHENKVKANLEKMVENRGMKDDIFEVAVPTEEYMETKSGTKKLKERKMFPGYVLVKMIINDESWYLVRNTRGVTGFVGPASKPVPLSDAEVKALGVQENVLPPVDFKMKDVIKVTSGPFENFMGTIDSLNVEKRKVKVFVSMFGRETLVELDFDQVEKV from the coding sequence ATGACGGATAAGGACATAAATAGAGAGAAAAGGGCTAGGGATGCAAAATGGTATGTAGTCCATACTTATTCAGGTCATGAAAACAAAGTTAAAGCAAACCTTGAAAAAATGGTTGAAAATAGGGGAATGAAGGATGATATATTCGAAGTTGCAGTTCCTACTGAAGAATATATGGAAACTAAATCTGGGACAAAAAAGCTTAAAGAAAGAAAGATGTTCCCGGGGTATGTCCTTGTTAAAATGATTATTAATGATGAATCTTGGTATCTTGTAAGAAATACCAGAGGAGTTACAGGGTTTGTAGGGCCTGCATCAAAGCCAGTACCTTTATCAGACGCTGAAGTCAAGGCTTTAGGTGTACAAGAGAATGTATTACCGCCTGTAGATTTCAAAATGAAGGATGTGATTAAAGTTACATCAGGACCATTTGAGAATTTTATGGGTACAATAGATAGCTTGAACGTGGAAAAGAGAAAAGTTAAAGTTTTTGTTTCCATGTTTGGCAGAGAAACTTTAGTTGAATTGGATTTTGATCAGGTAGAAAAAGTTTAG
- the secE gene encoding preprotein translocase subunit SecE produces the protein MSTNTNTVSSKEKFSAYLKGVKGELKKVIWPNKKELINYTGIVILISVLVSVIVYILDLILGGAISFIIK, from the coding sequence ATGTCAACAAATACAAATACTGTTAGTTCTAAAGAAAAATTTTCTGCTTATTTAAAAGGAGTTAAGGGAGAACTAAAAAAAGTTATTTGGCCAAATAAAAAAGAGTTAATAAACTATACTGGAATAGTTATACTAATAAGTGTACTTGTATCGGTAATAGTATATATATTAGACTTAATTTTAGGTGGAGCGATATCGTTTATAATTAAGTAA
- the rpmG gene encoding 50S ribosomal protein L33 → MRDRITLACTDCKQRNYTTNKNKKNTTERVELKKFCKFCKTHTVHRETK, encoded by the coding sequence ATGAGAGATAGAATCACATTAGCTTGTACTGACTGTAAACAAAGAAATTATACTACAAACAAGAATAAGAAAAATACGACTGAAAGAGTAGAACTTAAGAAATTTTGTAAATTCTGCAAGACTCATACCGTTCATAGAGAAACAAAATAG